The Primulina huaijiensis isolate GDHJ02 chromosome 12, ASM1229523v2, whole genome shotgun sequence genome has a window encoding:
- the LOC140989650 gene encoding uncharacterized protein gives MEESFANLPSSHLLGSVPAVVSGDQKTTNKEVPGANLQIFPPNNGGGGGQGQGYQTVGGVSDGGEQQQTNWKGFFNITSCSQYFNVDTDIVLNRLISSLYPTTGDFVSKIDANPDLYGLVWISTTLVFVIASLGNCATYLMQRSSSQISSWTFDVNYLNVAAGSIYGYALIVPLAYYFLLQYMGSSASLVRFWCLWGYSLFIFVLSSFLLVIPVEFLRWTIILIAGAASSSFVAFNLRSYIQSSQLTIVVISAFVLQMGLSIFIKMWFFA, from the exons ATGGAAGAGTCCTTCGCCAATCTTCCCTCCAGCCACTTGCTAGGCTCTGTTCCG GCTGTTGTTAGTGGAGACCAGAAGACCACCAATAAAGAAG TTCCTGGTGCAAATTTGCAAATATTTCCTCCCAACAACGGTGGAGGTGGGGGTCAGGGTCAGGGATATCAAACTGTAGGTGGTGTCAGTG ATGGTGGAGAGCAGCAACAAACAAACTGGAAAGGATTCTTTAACATCACTTCCTGCTCACAATATTTCAATGTAGACACAGATATTGTGTTGAACAGATTGATTAGTTCTTTATATCCTACCACTGGAGATTTTGTCAGCAAAATTGATGCAAACCCTGATCT TTACGGTCTTGTCTGGATCTCCACAACATTGGTTTTTGTGATTGCTTCCCTCGGAAACTGTGCCACCTACCTAATGCAAAGAAGCAGCAGCCAAATTTCGTCATGGACCTTTGATGTCAACTATTTAAATGTGGCTGCAGGATCCATATATGGTTATGCGCTCATAGTTCCACTCGCGTACTACTTTTTGCTTCAATATATGGGTTCAAGTGCCAGCCTTGTTCGCTTTTGGTGCTTGTGGGGAtattcccttttcatttttgtcTTAAGCTCT TTTCTGCTGGTTATTCCAGTTGAATTTTTGCGATGGACTATAATATTAATTGCTGGTGCTGCATCATCGAGCTTCGTTGCTTTCAACCTCAGATCTTATATTCAGAGTAGCCAACTCACGATTGTGGTCATTTCTGCATTCGTGCTGCAAATGGGCTTGTCAATCTTTATCAAAATGTGGTTCTTCGCTTAG